A region from the Corallococcus caeni genome encodes:
- a CDS encoding ParA family protein: MPVIAFCTIKGGVGKTTLCSHVAAALADTGRRVLLLDLDPQAHASLVLGLETREGPCVADAFGPRPKHRLDEIVVASPKRPGLFIAPGAPRMAALERELFGWGHRLQAIPRALKTLSWTPDVIVVDTPPSIGAFTEAVLAYADVVVAPVPTGAFALQGLGEIETAWRDVREEGGQLVAAVNLWDRRTPATNEAMEAALKDVTVPVLKARIPRSESINQAGLGYEVVFDVSPNAAGAEELRAMARELAKLAGLR; encoded by the coding sequence ATGCCGGTCATCGCGTTCTGCACCATCAAGGGAGGCGTCGGGAAGACGACGCTGTGTTCGCACGTGGCGGCGGCGCTGGCGGACACAGGGCGCCGGGTGCTGCTGTTGGACCTGGATCCGCAGGCGCATGCGTCGCTGGTGTTGGGCCTGGAGACGCGCGAGGGCCCGTGCGTGGCGGACGCCTTCGGGCCGCGGCCGAAGCACCGGCTGGATGAAATCGTGGTGGCGTCACCGAAGCGGCCGGGGTTGTTCATCGCGCCAGGGGCCCCTCGCATGGCGGCGCTGGAGCGCGAGCTGTTCGGGTGGGGCCACCGGCTCCAGGCGATTCCGCGCGCGTTGAAGACGCTGTCGTGGACGCCGGACGTCATCGTCGTGGACACGCCGCCGAGCATCGGCGCGTTCACGGAGGCCGTGCTGGCCTACGCGGACGTGGTGGTGGCGCCGGTGCCCACGGGCGCGTTTGCGTTGCAGGGGCTGGGGGAGATTGAGACCGCGTGGCGCGACGTGCGCGAGGAGGGCGGCCAGCTGGTGGCCGCCGTGAACCTGTGGGACCGGCGCACGCCCGCGACCAACGAGGCGATGGAGGCGGCGCTGAAGGACGTGACGGTGCCGGTGCTGAAGGCCCGCATCCCGCGCTCGGAGTCCATCAACCAGGCGGGCCTGGGCTACGAGGTGGTGTTCGACGTGAGCCCGAACGCGGCGGGCGCGGAGGAGCTGCGCGCCATGGCCCGCGAGCTGGCGAAGCTCGCGGGGCTGCGCTGA
- a CDS encoding dihydrofolate reductase family protein — protein MELTVTEFVTLDGVVQSPGAPEEDPGGGFTHGGWVQPHSSPEFGAHVVDIFSRADAFLLGRRTYDIFAGYWPKVTEPGDPIAGPLNSLPKYVASTTLRSVDWANSKLLDGDTVEAVRRLKALPGRELQVHGSGGLLQTLLEHDLVDVLHLHVFPVTLGSGRRLFGTGTQPRTLQLAASRITPNGVVLLTYRRAGPLRTGTIGQPD, from the coding sequence ATGGAACTGACGGTGACGGAGTTCGTGACGCTGGACGGAGTGGTGCAGTCACCGGGAGCCCCGGAGGAAGACCCGGGCGGCGGCTTCACCCACGGCGGCTGGGTACAGCCGCATTCCAGCCCGGAGTTCGGCGCGCACGTCGTCGACATCTTCAGCCGGGCGGACGCGTTCCTGCTCGGGCGCAGGACGTATGACATCTTCGCGGGCTACTGGCCGAAGGTGACGGAGCCGGGCGACCCCATCGCCGGGCCGCTCAACTCGCTGCCCAAGTACGTGGCGTCCACCACCCTGCGCAGCGTGGATTGGGCGAACTCGAAGCTGTTGGACGGAGACACGGTGGAGGCAGTGCGCCGGCTCAAGGCCCTGCCCGGCCGCGAGCTGCAGGTGCATGGCAGTGGCGGCCTGCTGCAGACCCTGCTGGAGCACGACCTGGTGGACGTGCTGCACCTGCACGTCTTCCCCGTGACGCTGGGCAGCGGCCGGCGCCTCTTCGGGACGGGAACGCAGCCCCGCACGCTGCAGCTCGCCGCGTCGCGAATCACGCCCAACGGGGTGGTGCTGCTCACCTACCGGCGCGCCGGGCCCCTGCGGACCGGCACCATCGGACAGCCGGACTGA
- a CDS encoding SMI1/KNR4 family protein encodes MTELLDAVAAQHFPHPPATEAAVDAFERRMGWRLDPDLRAFYTRFDGARLFRGSNAPYYILPLAEVRRARVVMSQSDTDAAGPSDWYTVCQLQDSNYALLDVGQQTHGRYPLRDGYREGFPDPYYCPVIASSFAEFLAGALASGGRSYWLKALEEQGQ; translated from the coding sequence ATGACCGAACTTCTCGACGCAGTGGCAGCCCAGCACTTTCCGCATCCGCCCGCGACGGAGGCAGCGGTCGATGCGTTCGAACGTCGAATGGGATGGCGCCTGGATCCGGACCTGCGCGCTTTCTACACGCGCTTTGATGGAGCGAGGCTGTTCCGCGGTTCCAACGCGCCGTACTACATCCTGCCGCTCGCGGAGGTGCGGCGTGCCCGGGTCGTCATGTCCCAATCCGACACTGACGCGGCGGGTCCTTCGGATTGGTACACGGTGTGCCAGCTCCAGGACAGCAACTATGCGCTCCTGGATGTGGGGCAACAGACGCATGGGCGCTATCCACTCCGCGACGGCTACCGCGAGGGATTTCCGGACCCCTACTACTGCCCGGTCATCGCCAGCTCGTTCGCGGAGTTCCTGGCGGGCGCATTGGCGTCCGGTGGGCGGTCCTATTGGCTGAAGGCCCTCGAAGAACAAGGCCAGTGA
- a CDS encoding glutaminase yields the protein MDYQAVLSEVWDAVRPVLGQGRVATYIPALAAVDPHRFGMALATVEGDVYGVGDWREPFSIQSISKVFTLALALSRDGDALWRRVGKEPSGNPFNSLVQLEYEQGIPRNPFINAGALVITDRLQRLTGDARGTLRDFLRAESGNPLVDFDPVIAASEAEHGHRNSALAHFMASYGNMESAVPEVLEHYFWQCSLAMSCADLARACGFLARHGQRADGVRLLTRSQAKQVNAVMLTCGTYDAAGEFAYRVGLPGKSGVGGGIIAVIPNRCALCVWSPGLDARGNSVAGVEALDRFTTLTGLSIF from the coding sequence ATGGACTACCAGGCGGTGTTGTCGGAGGTCTGGGACGCGGTGCGGCCGGTGCTGGGGCAGGGCCGCGTGGCGACGTACATCCCGGCGCTGGCGGCGGTGGATCCCCACCGCTTCGGCATGGCGCTCGCGACGGTGGAGGGGGACGTTTACGGCGTGGGGGACTGGCGCGAGCCGTTCTCCATCCAGAGCATCTCCAAGGTCTTCACCCTGGCGCTCGCGCTGTCGCGGGACGGGGACGCGCTGTGGCGGCGCGTGGGCAAGGAGCCGTCGGGCAATCCGTTCAACTCACTGGTGCAGCTGGAGTACGAGCAGGGCATCCCGCGCAACCCGTTCATCAACGCGGGCGCGCTGGTCATCACGGATCGCCTCCAGCGCCTCACCGGGGATGCGCGCGGCACGCTGCGGGACTTCCTCCGCGCGGAGAGCGGCAACCCGCTGGTGGACTTCGATCCGGTCATCGCCGCGTCGGAGGCGGAGCACGGCCACCGCAACAGCGCGCTGGCCCACTTCATGGCGAGCTACGGCAACATGGAGAGCGCTGTCCCGGAGGTGCTGGAGCACTACTTCTGGCAGTGCTCGCTGGCGATGAGCTGCGCGGATCTGGCGCGGGCGTGCGGCTTCCTCGCGCGTCACGGGCAACGTGCGGATGGTGTGCGGCTGCTCACGCGCAGCCAGGCCAAGCAGGTCAACGCGGTGATGCTCACCTGCGGCACGTACGACGCGGCGGGAGAGTTCGCCTACCGCGTGGGGCTGCCCGGCAAGAGCGGCGTGGGCGGAGGCATCATCGCCGTCATCCCCAACCGCTGCGCCCTGTGCGTGTGGAGCCCCGGGCTGGATGCACGGGGCAACTCGGTGGCGGGCGTGGAGGCGCTGGATCGGTTCACGACGCTGACCGGCCTGTCCATCTTCTGA
- a CDS encoding sigma-54-dependent Fis family transcriptional regulator: MPSSPPDVSQVLLPLGGLVGREVDLDAFLQTLVDRIAITLQADRGTLWLLDPVRRELFSRAAHLPEVAQIRVKLGQGVAGYVAEAGEPVHVPDPRGERRFFADIDRMTGYRTISLAAVPLRDSAGSVYGVLQVLNRLGGGAFTEEDTQKLTDIAAQVSTALQTTSLYQELQRAKDQPQAPVGYFFNRIIGEAPPLKALYRLVQKAAPTDATVLLRGESGCGKELFARAIHVNGPRRDKPFVKVDCAALPAALIENELFGHEKGAFTGADHRVPGKFEAADGGTVFIDELGELPQAVQGKLLRVLQDREFERVGGTQAVKVDVRIVAATHRDLPRMVEEGKFREDLYYRIKVVELLLPPLRERGAEDIERLARHFVATAAKRHRLPVPRLGATALARLKRYRWPGNVRELENCIESAVVLSEGEILEEHLPLPSLDRALPATDPSATPRVPAAAPDAPLLLPLAEVERRHILRVLEAVKGNRTAAARTLEIGRNTLARKLKEYGLADEG; the protein is encoded by the coding sequence ATGCCCTCGTCCCCGCCGGATGTGTCCCAGGTCCTGCTCCCCCTTGGTGGCCTCGTCGGGCGCGAGGTGGACCTGGACGCCTTCCTCCAGACGCTCGTGGACCGCATCGCCATCACGTTGCAGGCGGACCGGGGCACGCTGTGGCTGTTGGATCCGGTGCGCCGGGAGCTGTTCAGCCGCGCGGCGCACCTGCCGGAGGTCGCGCAGATCCGCGTGAAGCTGGGCCAGGGCGTGGCGGGCTACGTCGCGGAGGCCGGCGAGCCCGTGCACGTGCCGGATCCGCGCGGTGAGCGCCGCTTCTTCGCGGACATCGACCGGATGACGGGCTACCGCACCATCAGCCTGGCCGCGGTGCCGCTGCGCGACTCGGCCGGCAGCGTGTACGGCGTGCTCCAGGTGCTCAACCGCCTGGGCGGAGGCGCCTTCACGGAGGAGGACACCCAGAAGCTCACCGACATCGCGGCCCAGGTGAGCACCGCGCTCCAGACCACCAGCCTCTACCAGGAGCTGCAGCGCGCGAAGGATCAGCCACAGGCCCCCGTGGGCTACTTCTTCAACCGCATCATCGGAGAGGCCCCGCCGCTCAAGGCCCTCTACCGCCTGGTGCAGAAGGCCGCGCCCACGGACGCCACGGTGCTGCTGCGCGGGGAGAGCGGCTGCGGCAAGGAGCTGTTCGCGCGCGCCATCCACGTCAACGGCCCCCGGCGCGACAAGCCCTTCGTGAAGGTGGACTGCGCGGCCCTGCCCGCCGCCCTCATCGAGAACGAGCTCTTCGGCCACGAGAAGGGCGCCTTCACCGGCGCCGACCACCGCGTGCCCGGCAAGTTCGAGGCGGCCGACGGCGGCACCGTCTTCATCGACGAGCTGGGCGAGCTGCCCCAGGCCGTGCAGGGCAAGCTGCTGCGCGTGTTGCAGGACCGCGAGTTCGAGCGCGTGGGCGGCACGCAGGCCGTCAAGGTGGACGTGCGCATCGTCGCGGCCACCCACCGCGACCTGCCGCGCATGGTGGAGGAAGGGAAGTTCCGCGAGGACCTCTACTACCGCATCAAGGTCGTGGAGCTGCTCCTGCCCCCGCTGCGCGAGCGCGGCGCGGAGGACATCGAGCGGCTGGCCCGCCACTTCGTCGCCACCGCCGCGAAGCGCCACCGCCTGCCCGTGCCCCGCCTGGGCGCCACGGCGCTCGCGAGGCTCAAGCGCTACCGCTGGCCCGGCAACGTGCGCGAGCTGGAGAACTGCATCGAGAGCGCCGTGGTGCTGTCCGAAGGGGAGATATTGGAGGAGCACCTGCCCCTGCCCTCCCTGGACCGGGCGCTCCCGGCGACCGACCCCTCCGCCACGCCGCGCGTGCCCGCCGCCGCGCCGGACGCGCCGCTGCTCCTGCCGCTGGCGGAGGTGGAGCGCCGCCACATCCTGCGCGTGCTGGAGGCCGTGAAGGGCAACCGCACCGCGGCGGCGCGGACGCTGGAGATCGGCCGCAACACGCTCGCCCGCAAGCTCAAGGAGTACGGCCTGGCGGACGAGGGCTGA
- a CDS encoding MBL fold metallo-hydrolase produces MEIRFFGVRGSIAVSGSRIGGNTACVEVTSQGERLILDAGTGIRTLGEVMMREGAPQKATMFFSHLHWDHVQGFPFFTPAYLPTTSLTMYGPGANGAQALESTLSQQMRPPQFPVPLSTMRSKMAFGAALHGRTVEVGPFKVTPIDVPHPDGCMAYRVEADGHSFVYATDVELPERLTSDVARHFEGADALCLDAQYTPDEYEGRKGMSKKGWGHSTMMDAAKVAKDLHAGRLFLFHHDPSHADELLEDMAQEARGLFPFTEPAREGQRMLLGRAAGA; encoded by the coding sequence ATGGAAATCCGCTTCTTTGGCGTTCGGGGCAGCATCGCGGTGTCGGGCTCGCGCATCGGTGGCAACACCGCGTGCGTGGAGGTGACGAGCCAGGGCGAGCGGCTGATCCTCGACGCGGGCACGGGCATCCGCACGCTGGGCGAGGTGATGATGCGCGAGGGCGCCCCCCAGAAGGCGACGATGTTCTTCTCCCACCTGCACTGGGACCACGTGCAGGGCTTCCCCTTCTTCACGCCCGCGTACCTGCCCACCACGTCGCTGACGATGTACGGCCCCGGCGCGAACGGCGCCCAGGCGCTGGAGTCCACGCTGTCGCAGCAGATGCGCCCGCCGCAGTTCCCGGTGCCGCTGTCCACCATGCGCTCGAAGATGGCCTTCGGCGCCGCGCTGCACGGCCGCACCGTCGAGGTCGGCCCCTTCAAGGTGACCCCCATCGACGTGCCGCACCCGGACGGGTGCATGGCGTACCGCGTGGAGGCGGACGGCCACTCCTTCGTGTACGCGACGGACGTGGAGCTGCCGGAGCGCCTCACGTCGGACGTGGCCCGCCACTTCGAGGGCGCGGACGCGCTGTGCCTGGACGCGCAGTACACGCCCGACGAGTACGAGGGCAGGAAGGGCATGTCCAAGAAGGGCTGGGGCCACTCGACGATGATGGACGCGGCCAAGGTGGCCAAGGACCTGCACGCCGGGCGCCTCTTCCTCTTCCACCACGACCCGTCCCACGCGGACGAGCTGCTGGAGGACATGGCGCAGGAGGCGCGCGGCCTGTTCCCCTTCACCGAGCCCGCGCGTGAGGGGCAGCGCATGCTGCTGGGCCGCGCGGCGGGCGCATGA
- a CDS encoding sugar porter family MFS transporter has protein sequence MADVLDVPTRGPPAHRETRTGRIIGISVVAALGGFLFGFDTAVINGTVAALKAEFAASSLGLGLTVSSALVGSAAGAFAAGPFADRYGRRRTMMLAAALFIISAIGSGFAFSLWDLSIWRLVGGLGVGFASVVAPTYIAEIAPAYLRGRLASLQQLAIVTGIFVALLGDFAIALYAGSASNPTWLGLTAWRWMFFSGLPPALFYGIGAIFISESPRFLVARGREEEALSVLRDIEGDSAPSKVVEIRRSVRTNYTPRLADLKGGRFGFLPIVWVGIVLAMLQQFVGINVIFYYSSVLWQAVGFSEHNSLAITVITSVTNILTTLVAIAFVDKVGRKPLLLVGSVGMALTLGLMAYLFGTAPLDAAGKPVLQGAAGTTALIAANLYVVCFGFSWGPVVWVLLGEMFPNRIRALALSIAAMAQWLANFLVSATFPALQAAGLGWAYGLYAAAAVFSVFFAARYIRETKGQELEQM, from the coding sequence ATGGCGGATGTCCTCGATGTCCCGACGAGGGGGCCCCCGGCGCATCGGGAGACACGGACCGGCAGGATCATTGGCATCTCCGTGGTGGCCGCCCTGGGCGGGTTCCTCTTCGGCTTCGACACCGCCGTCATCAACGGCACCGTCGCGGCCCTGAAGGCCGAGTTCGCCGCGAGCAGCCTGGGCCTGGGGCTGACGGTGTCCTCCGCGCTCGTCGGCTCCGCGGCGGGCGCCTTCGCCGCGGGGCCCTTCGCGGACCGCTACGGCCGCCGGCGCACGATGATGCTCGCGGCGGCCCTGTTCATCATCAGCGCCATCGGGTCGGGGTTCGCGTTCTCCCTGTGGGACCTGAGCATCTGGCGGCTGGTGGGCGGCCTGGGGGTGGGCTTCGCCAGCGTCGTGGCGCCCACGTACATCGCGGAGATCGCCCCCGCGTACCTGCGCGGCCGCCTGGCGTCCCTGCAGCAGCTGGCCATCGTGACCGGCATCTTCGTGGCCCTGCTGGGGGACTTCGCCATCGCGCTCTACGCGGGCTCCGCCTCCAACCCCACCTGGCTGGGCCTCACCGCGTGGCGGTGGATGTTCTTCAGCGGCCTTCCGCCCGCGCTCTTCTACGGCATCGGCGCCATTTTCATCTCGGAGTCCCCGCGCTTCCTCGTGGCCCGGGGGCGTGAAGAGGAGGCGCTGAGCGTGCTGCGCGACATCGAGGGGGACTCCGCGCCGTCCAAGGTCGTGGAGATCCGCCGCTCGGTGCGCACGAACTACACGCCGCGGCTGGCGGACCTGAAGGGCGGCCGCTTCGGGTTCCTGCCCATCGTGTGGGTCGGCATCGTGCTCGCGATGCTCCAGCAGTTCGTGGGCATCAACGTCATCTTCTACTACTCCAGCGTGCTCTGGCAGGCGGTGGGCTTCTCCGAGCACAACTCGCTGGCCATCACCGTCATCACCAGCGTCACCAACATCCTCACCACGCTCGTGGCCATCGCGTTCGTGGACAAGGTGGGCAGAAAGCCCCTGCTCCTCGTCGGCTCCGTGGGCATGGCGCTGACGCTGGGCCTGATGGCGTACCTCTTCGGCACCGCGCCGCTGGACGCCGCGGGCAAGCCCGTGCTGCAGGGCGCGGCCGGCACCACGGCGCTCATCGCCGCCAACCTCTACGTCGTCTGCTTCGGCTTCTCGTGGGGCCCCGTCGTCTGGGTGCTGTTGGGCGAGATGTTCCCCAACCGCATCCGCGCGCTCGCGCTGTCCATCGCGGCCATGGCGCAGTGGCTGGCCAACTTCCTGG
- a CDS encoding alpha/beta hydrolase family protein produces MRLFSTTLLALSLLGTLPTACCSNPSPSTNSCQTPDETPTDPGSVQVTQLGSGELKAVGQTWPYQLLKLEVPGRAATYAQWFPPRKPGVSPVVMMTKPYDGIAWTGEAVDAKWAARGAGIHPDDSEPHHGPGSSPIAFTPTTPETISGEAFVYLFHDFGVLAVFGRFYAGGDLQNDRDDMNAGLRFLAQADNVDTTRIGIFGGSWGGYEALYAAADAPATVVPKVGVALSPLSDFAQEVDYVSRVVPSRVSDPTMRSRYQQFFEPYFRRIYATTGGDPITPGTDYTRWTAAHLASTVQTPFLILHDDWDTLIPVEHTRALVSQAPQRFTPMYFQNLAAVDWNTLSPDHGPLLATHGSVVITLGVGHLIVKLGAAEQLLFIPHAQGTVRAWLQGVRAAQQQGRDVSDVAPRLLELTDPRVQMLEASQGTLQPGAAFVAQELNAVWGTTFTEANVRSALATGVPTP; encoded by the coding sequence ATGCGCTTGTTTTCGACCACGCTCCTGGCCCTCTCCCTCCTGGGCACCCTCCCCACCGCGTGCTGCAGCAACCCCAGTCCGTCCACGAACTCCTGCCAGACCCCGGACGAGACGCCGACGGACCCCGGCTCCGTCCAGGTGACGCAGCTGGGCTCCGGTGAGTTGAAGGCTGTGGGCCAGACGTGGCCCTACCAGTTGCTCAAGCTGGAGGTGCCCGGCCGTGCCGCCACCTATGCGCAGTGGTTCCCGCCCCGGAAGCCCGGCGTGTCCCCCGTGGTGATGATGACCAAGCCCTATGACGGCATCGCGTGGACGGGCGAGGCCGTGGACGCGAAGTGGGCCGCTCGCGGCGCCGGCATCCACCCCGACGACAGCGAGCCGCACCACGGGCCGGGCTCGTCGCCCATCGCGTTCACGCCCACCACGCCGGAGACCATCTCGGGCGAGGCATTCGTCTACCTCTTCCATGACTTCGGCGTGCTCGCCGTCTTCGGCCGCTTCTACGCGGGCGGCGACCTCCAGAACGACCGCGACGACATGAACGCGGGCCTGCGCTTCCTGGCCCAGGCCGACAACGTGGACACCACGCGCATCGGTATCTTCGGCGGTTCGTGGGGCGGCTACGAGGCGCTCTACGCGGCTGCGGATGCTCCCGCCACGGTGGTGCCCAAGGTGGGCGTCGCGCTGTCCCCGCTGTCGGACTTCGCGCAGGAGGTGGACTACGTGAGCCGCGTCGTGCCGTCGCGCGTGAGCGACCCGACGATGCGCTCGCGCTACCAGCAGTTCTTCGAGCCCTACTTCCGCCGCATCTACGCCACCACCGGCGGCGACCCCATCACCCCCGGCACGGACTACACGCGCTGGACCGCCGCCCACCTGGCCAGCACGGTGCAGACACCGTTCCTCATCCTCCACGATGACTGGGACACCCTCATCCCCGTGGAGCACACGCGCGCGCTCGTCTCCCAGGCTCCGCAACGCTTCACGCCGATGTACTTCCAGAACCTCGCGGCCGTGGACTGGAACACCCTGTCCCCTGATCATGGGCCGCTGCTCGCCACGCACGGCAGCGTCGTCATCACCCTGGGCGTGGGACACCTCATCGTGAAGCTGGGCGCGGCGGAGCAGCTCCTGTTCATCCCCCACGCGCAGGGCACCGTGCGCGCGTGGCTCCAGGGCGTGCGCGCCGCCCAGCAGCAGGGTCGCGACGTGAGCGACGTGGCGCCCCGCCTGCTGGAGCTCACCGACCCGCGCGTGCAGATGCTGGAGGCCTCGCAGGGCACGCTTCAGCCGGGCGCCGCCTTCGTCGCCCAGGAGCTCAACGCCGTCTGGGGCACGACCTTCACGGAAGCCAACGTGCGCTCAGCGCTAGCTACTGGCGTCCCGACGCCCTGA